From the Thermococcus guaymasensis DSM 11113 genome, one window contains:
- a CDS encoding ABC transporter substrate-binding protein, whose translation METSKSKWIIAGFVALLVFTTILSPVSAQGSLPREDTVFVTGAQWSPASTWNLFSPSQTWGTYTTGGFMYLPLFQYIAGLDSWVPIIGESFELVNDTTLIVHLRPEAKWSDGQPITAYDVEYTYKLSLKVGTGPAAGSEPYIGDVKAIDEHTVQFTIGKEKNLPMFLLYALQFAPAPKHIIEQVYEKVGDAIVNWRNCGGACDDIVSTDSGDVKIDLPQVVSGPYELDYFDELRIVYKRIDDWWGKDIFGLPAPKYVVHRIYLSNEQALLDLRQGNVDWSGIFIPNVGNFKGIGTFYKDKPYFRPGTFVMLYFNHKEKVLQDPNLRKAIAYAIDYNEVLHKAFYDYSPQPSASLVFEVLPHYRVWLNTTLAKEYWGNELGRIPTDKEKAKQILAGAGYKDVDGDGFLEAPNGEKVELQIIVPSGWTDWMIAADLIATDLQEIGINAAAYPVDYGAYWGMINGGSYTLALGWTSSPSFYHPWDVYRYVLDPRLTPPTGNWGFYNNSEALDLLIKAANATTYEERMKYYTEIQKLLYEEMPAIPIAYSVQWYAYSEKYWHGWPNEDNPWWTEVAPYREYSLPLWVLFGLSKAGEPVKAPEWAKPKSEGGILIPNEELMKQIGGEIEVPEVTTTTETASTSLTGTEITTTTTPESGTPSKSSRFIVGLVGIIALVVVIIIGARKFSG comes from the coding sequence ATGGAGACGTCAAAAAGTAAGTGGATAATTGCAGGTTTTGTGGCTCTTTTAGTTTTCACTACAATACTGTCTCCCGTAAGTGCCCAGGGGTCCCTTCCAAGGGAAGACACTGTTTTTGTCACCGGAGCGCAGTGGAGCCCCGCATCCACGTGGAACCTGTTCTCCCCGTCCCAGACGTGGGGAACGTACACTACGGGTGGATTCATGTACCTCCCGCTGTTCCAGTACATAGCAGGTCTTGACTCGTGGGTTCCTATTATAGGCGAAAGCTTTGAGCTTGTGAACGACACGACCCTCATCGTTCACCTCAGGCCAGAGGCAAAGTGGAGTGATGGACAGCCAATAACCGCTTATGACGTTGAGTACACCTACAAGCTCTCCCTCAAAGTTGGGACGGGCCCCGCGGCCGGTTCTGAACCCTATATTGGAGACGTTAAGGCAATCGATGAGCACACCGTCCAGTTCACTATCGGGAAGGAAAAGAACCTCCCGATGTTCCTCCTCTATGCCCTCCAGTTTGCTCCGGCCCCCAAGCACATAATCGAGCAGGTCTATGAGAAGGTCGGTGACGCCATAGTCAACTGGAGGAACTGTGGCGGAGCGTGCGACGACATCGTTTCTACCGACAGTGGAGACGTGAAGATAGACCTCCCGCAGGTCGTTTCGGGCCCGTACGAGCTCGACTACTTTGATGAACTGAGGATTGTCTACAAGCGCATAGACGACTGGTGGGGCAAGGACATATTCGGTCTCCCTGCACCGAAGTACGTGGTTCACAGGATTTACCTGAGCAACGAGCAGGCTCTCCTTGACCTCAGGCAGGGCAACGTTGACTGGTCGGGAATATTCATCCCGAACGTTGGCAACTTCAAGGGGATAGGCACCTTCTACAAGGACAAGCCTTACTTCAGGCCAGGAACCTTTGTCATGTTGTACTTCAATCACAAGGAGAAAGTCCTGCAGGATCCAAACCTGAGGAAGGCCATTGCTTATGCCATAGATTACAATGAAGTTCTCCACAAGGCTTTCTACGACTATTCGCCACAGCCCTCAGCCTCTCTCGTCTTTGAGGTTCTCCCCCACTACCGCGTTTGGCTTAACACGACTCTAGCGAAGGAGTATTGGGGCAATGAACTCGGTAGAATCCCAACTGACAAGGAGAAGGCGAAGCAGATACTTGCTGGGGCTGGTTACAAGGACGTTGATGGAGACGGTTTCCTGGAGGCTCCAAACGGGGAGAAAGTTGAGCTTCAAATTATTGTCCCGAGTGGGTGGACTGACTGGATGATAGCCGCCGACCTCATAGCGACCGATCTCCAGGAGATAGGAATAAACGCCGCGGCTTATCCCGTCGACTATGGTGCCTACTGGGGAATGATAAACGGTGGAAGCTACACCCTTGCCCTTGGGTGGACCAGCTCACCCTCGTTCTACCATCCGTGGGATGTTTACAGGTACGTTCTTGACCCGAGGCTTACCCCTCCAACCGGCAACTGGGGCTTCTACAACAATTCTGAGGCGCTGGATCTCCTCATAAAGGCTGCCAACGCCACGACCTATGAGGAGAGAATGAAGTACTACACGGAGATTCAGAAGCTCCTTTACGAGGAAATGCCTGCTATTCCTATAGCGTATTCGGTCCAGTGGTATGCTTACAGTGAGAAGTACTGGCATGGATGGCCGAATGAGGATAATCCGTGGTGGACTGAGGTTGCGCCGTACAGGGAGTATTCTCTGCCGCTCTGGGTTCTCTTTGGTCTTTCAAAGGCTGGGGAGCCTGTGAAGGCGCCTGAGTGGGCCAAGCCCAAGAGCGAGGGCGGTATTCTCATACCAAACGAAGAACTCATGAAGCAGATCGGTGGCGAGATCGAGGTGCCTGAAGTGACGACCACTACCGAAACCGCTTCGACGTCCCTTACAGGAACTGAGATTACCACTACAACGACTCCAGAATCAGGGACTCCTTCAAAGAGCTCAAGATTCATTGTTGGTTTGGTTGGGATAATTGCTCTAGTGGTAGTGATCATCATCGGGGCAAGGAAGTTTTCGGGGTAA
- a CDS encoding CGP-CTERM sorting domain-containing protein: MVLVTGPWKKLVGIFVVLAVFSGMVAAASLQEIRDLASTAQEGDVQFTWWDNETLVNLSDGRTAWMQTNFWNIKNGTGEVFMRYIKQSDEFAFYTNLTNVQTKYGGIAWATPNVIFAGRLPKAWWGNKPPVGGYGFFDLPIPAGDIKNYSTILAKADFELAKGENTLVRPGFMMWFENSAGQPLAEVYVPFFDDYNGIVGAQYPPAEVGNITATVHINGEAKNVTFRVQKAWNWNNFAFDFIPEEPLATTSGEVIVDLRPIVDKVVEEIIADEYSDYTEDDITWTSLSFATYAGSEGDSFELGWILHDARIVQPLPPELEKIKEFASKAEEGDIQFTWWDQFLEEAIQLSDGRTVWMQTNFWNIVDGQGEVFMRFAKSTEEFGFYVDLDNVQTQWGGKGWATPEVIFAGRAPASWWGNKSPVGGYGFFDLPIPAGDISKYEHIWVKANYEVAKTKGLVRFGINLWVEDTSGNPIGEIYVPFFDDFGGILGDRKEIGTVTSTVIVNGEEKTMDFTVQRALSGGGWAVLLFMPQEPLPESAEVKIDVKPFMDKVVEQLSDYFGMPVDQQVWCSMSIGSYSGGEDPAQGFEYGWIVHDVRIDSVEAAPVTETTTTTTTTTTTKTSTTSSSTTTTTTTTTTTTKTTTTTTTTTSSEQTTTTSEKEEGGICGPGIIIGLAALPLILRRKR; this comes from the coding sequence GTGGTACTCGTGACCGGCCCCTGGAAAAAGTTGGTGGGAATCTTCGTAGTGCTGGCAGTTTTTAGCGGCATGGTGGCTGCCGCCAGCCTGCAGGAAATAAGGGACTTGGCCTCAACGGCGCAGGAGGGCGACGTTCAGTTTACTTGGTGGGACAACGAAACACTGGTAAACCTTAGCGACGGAAGAACCGCCTGGATGCAGACCAACTTCTGGAACATCAAGAATGGAACCGGCGAAGTCTTCATGAGATACATAAAGCAGAGCGATGAATTCGCCTTCTACACCAATCTCACCAACGTCCAGACAAAGTATGGTGGAATAGCTTGGGCGACGCCAAACGTTATCTTCGCGGGAAGGCTACCCAAAGCGTGGTGGGGGAACAAGCCGCCCGTTGGAGGATACGGCTTCTTCGACCTCCCGATACCCGCCGGTGACATCAAGAACTACAGCACCATACTAGCCAAGGCCGACTTTGAACTCGCCAAGGGAGAAAACACCCTCGTTAGGCCGGGCTTCATGATGTGGTTTGAGAACTCAGCCGGCCAGCCGCTCGCAGAAGTTTACGTCCCGTTCTTTGACGACTACAACGGAATCGTTGGTGCCCAGTATCCTCCCGCCGAGGTTGGAAACATAACTGCCACCGTACACATAAATGGAGAAGCCAAGAACGTTACTTTCAGAGTTCAGAAGGCCTGGAACTGGAACAACTTTGCCTTTGACTTCATACCTGAGGAGCCACTTGCTACAACCTCAGGCGAGGTTATCGTTGATTTAAGGCCGATCGTTGACAAAGTGGTCGAGGAGATAATCGCCGATGAGTACTCTGACTACACTGAAGATGATATAACCTGGACATCCCTGTCGTTTGCAACCTACGCCGGAAGCGAAGGAGACAGCTTCGAGCTTGGGTGGATACTCCACGACGCCAGAATCGTCCAGCCCCTCCCTCCAGAGCTTGAGAAGATAAAGGAGTTTGCCTCAAAGGCTGAGGAAGGTGATATCCAGTTCACCTGGTGGGACCAGTTCCTTGAGGAGGCGATCCAGCTGAGCGATGGAAGAACCGTCTGGATGCAGACCAACTTCTGGAACATCGTGGATGGACAGGGAGAAGTCTTTATGAGGTTCGCCAAATCAACCGAGGAGTTCGGCTTCTATGTTGACCTCGACAACGTCCAGACCCAGTGGGGCGGAAAAGGCTGGGCAACACCAGAGGTAATCTTCGCCGGAAGGGCACCCGCCAGCTGGTGGGGGAACAAGTCACCCGTCGGAGGATACGGCTTCTTCGACCTCCCGATACCCGCCGGTGACATCTCCAAGTACGAGCACATCTGGGTGAAGGCCAACTATGAGGTTGCAAAAACCAAAGGACTGGTAAGGTTCGGTATAAACCTCTGGGTTGAGGACACCAGCGGCAACCCAATAGGAGAAATCTACGTCCCGTTCTTCGATGACTTCGGCGGCATCCTAGGAGACAGAAAGGAGATAGGAACCGTAACATCCACTGTCATTGTCAATGGCGAGGAGAAGACAATGGACTTCACCGTCCAGAGGGCCCTCTCCGGAGGCGGATGGGCGGTTCTCCTCTTCATGCCTCAGGAGCCTCTCCCTGAGAGTGCGGAAGTCAAGATTGATGTTAAGCCCTTTATGGACAAGGTTGTTGAACAGCTTTCAGACTACTTTGGAATGCCTGTTGACCAGCAGGTCTGGTGCTCAATGTCCATCGGCTCTTACAGCGGTGGAGAGGATCCAGCTCAGGGGTTTGAATACGGCTGGATAGTCCATGATGTCAGGATAGACTCTGTAGAAGCCGCACCGGTCACAGAGACCACTACGACGACCACCACGACAACCACTACCAAGACAAGTACCACGTCCTCAAGCACAACCACAACAACCACTACTACCACAACAACCACAAAGACAACAACCACTACGACAACCACCACAAGCTCAGAGCAAACCACAACAACCAGCGAGAAAGAGGAGGGCGGTATCTGCGGCCCAGGAATCATCATAGGGCTTGCAGCACTCCCGCTTATCCTCAGAAGGAAACGCTGA
- a CDS encoding glycoside hydrolase 5 family protein, translating into MKVEGTGYFRIEKINGVFWLVDPEGYIFISKGVNAVNYLGDHSPKLGYSPYYINVIKKYGGAEGWINVTTQRFVEWGFNTIGAWSSPELHEYLPYTLLLDIGSQYGFNWEHGTIPDIFSPNFEEYVEKAVSFKVKPVKDDPLLIGYFTDNELRWGPDWRSSNHLLDDFIKLPADAPGKKVAVDVLKEVFNGSIETINEVLGTNYTSFDELLGYTGDLPSTGPFNEARREFVRRYAERYFSVVVGAIRKVDPNHLILGPRFAVSPFIRPPEIVFEVAGKYVDVISLNLYNFQIAPKEYLNRIYELSGKPIMITEFSFRARDSGLPNTVGAGITVDTQKERAKYTRRFITSFMELPYAVGYHWFKWSDEPKEGRFDGENSNYGLVNNEDEPYTEMVEMFKSLNREIEVIHMKGGES; encoded by the coding sequence ATGAAAGTTGAAGGTACGGGTTACTTTAGGATTGAAAAGATAAACGGGGTTTTCTGGCTGGTTGACCCGGAGGGCTACATCTTCATCTCCAAGGGCGTGAACGCGGTAAACTACCTCGGAGACCACTCACCGAAGCTCGGCTATTCGCCATACTACATAAACGTCATTAAAAAATACGGGGGCGCCGAGGGCTGGATAAACGTTACCACCCAAAGGTTCGTCGAATGGGGTTTCAACACCATAGGCGCGTGGTCTTCGCCGGAGCTCCACGAGTACCTGCCCTACACGCTCCTCCTCGACATAGGCTCCCAGTACGGCTTCAACTGGGAGCACGGGACGATACCGGACATATTCAGCCCCAACTTTGAGGAGTACGTGGAAAAGGCGGTCTCGTTCAAGGTCAAGCCCGTTAAGGACGACCCCCTCTTAATCGGCTACTTCACGGACAACGAGCTCCGCTGGGGCCCGGACTGGAGATCCAGCAACCACCTCCTCGACGATTTCATCAAACTGCCCGCCGATGCCCCGGGCAAGAAGGTGGCGGTGGATGTTTTAAAGGAAGTCTTCAACGGGAGTATAGAGACCATAAACGAAGTACTCGGAACGAACTATACATCCTTTGATGAGCTCCTCGGTTACACTGGTGACCTACCCTCAACCGGGCCGTTCAACGAGGCGCGGAGGGAGTTCGTGAGGAGATACGCGGAGAGGTACTTCAGTGTGGTCGTTGGCGCGATAAGGAAGGTGGACCCTAACCACCTGATCCTCGGGCCGAGATTCGCGGTCTCACCGTTCATAAGGCCGCCAGAGATCGTGTTTGAGGTAGCTGGAAAGTACGTTGACGTGATTTCGCTCAACCTTTACAACTTCCAGATAGCTCCGAAAGAGTACCTCAACAGGATATACGAGCTCAGCGGAAAGCCAATAATGATAACGGAGTTCTCGTTCAGGGCAAGGGATTCGGGCCTTCCAAACACCGTCGGGGCAGGTATCACCGTCGACACGCAGAAAGAACGCGCCAAATACACCCGCAGGTTCATAACGAGCTTCATGGAGCTTCCATATGCCGTCGGCTACCACTGGTTCAAGTGGTCCGACGAGCCCAAGGAGGGCCGCTTCGATGGGGAGAACAGCAACTACGGGCTGGTCAACAACGAGGACGAGCCCTATACAGAGATGGTTGAGATGTTCAAATCTTTAAACAGAGAAATAGAAGTCATCCATATGAAAGGGGGCGAAAGCTGA
- the bgaS gene encoding beta-galactosidase BgaS, with protein MLPEGFLWGVSESGFQFEMGDRLRRNIDTNTDWWHWVRDKSNIEKELVSGDLPEEGINYYELYSKDHELAASIGLNAYRIGVEWSRIFPWPTTHVDVSYTVDESYGLIKEVKIKKSTIEELDELANQKAVLHYRRIISDLRGKGLKVILNLNHFTLPYWLHDPIESRERALSNRRNGWINPMTVVEFTKFAAYIAHRFGDLVDMWSTFNEPMVVAELGYLAPYSGFPPGVLSPEGAKLAIIHQLNAHAMAYRAIKKFDREKADPDSKENASVGIIYNNIGVAQPLDPNDPQDVKAAENDNFFHTGLFFEAIHRGKLNVDFDGENFVKVKCLKGNDWIGLNYYTREVVTYREPPYPSIPLITFKGVPGYGYACRPGFTSKAGNPVSDMGWEVYPEGLYDSIKAASEYGVPIYVTENGLADSKDVLRPNYIASHVAVIERAIEDGHDIRGYFYWALTDNYEWSLGFRMRFGLYEVNLLTKERKPRRKSLDVYTSIVKNNGLPESLKRDLGV; from the coding sequence ATGCTTCCTGAAGGATTTTTGTGGGGTGTCTCTGAATCAGGCTTTCAGTTTGAAATGGGAGACAGGCTGAGGAGGAACATAGACACGAATACTGACTGGTGGCACTGGGTCAGGGACAAGTCCAACATAGAGAAAGAGCTCGTGAGCGGAGACCTGCCAGAGGAGGGCATCAACTACTACGAGCTCTACAGCAAAGACCACGAGCTCGCCGCTTCCATCGGCCTGAACGCCTACCGCATCGGGGTCGAGTGGAGCAGGATTTTCCCGTGGCCTACAACACACGTGGACGTCAGCTACACCGTTGACGAGTCCTATGGTCTCATAAAGGAGGTAAAGATTAAGAAAAGCACTATAGAGGAGCTCGACGAGCTGGCCAACCAGAAAGCGGTTCTCCACTATAGGAGGATTATCTCAGACCTCCGGGGGAAGGGCCTCAAGGTAATCCTCAACCTAAACCACTTCACCCTCCCCTACTGGCTCCACGACCCGATTGAGTCGAGGGAGAGAGCCCTCTCCAACCGGCGCAACGGATGGATAAACCCGATGACAGTGGTAGAGTTCACGAAGTTCGCCGCGTACATAGCCCACCGCTTCGGCGATTTGGTTGACATGTGGAGCACCTTCAACGAGCCCATGGTCGTGGCCGAGCTCGGATACCTCGCCCCGTACTCTGGCTTCCCGCCGGGAGTCCTCAGCCCCGAGGGCGCGAAGCTCGCGATAATCCATCAGCTCAACGCCCACGCCATGGCCTATCGGGCAATCAAAAAGTTCGACAGAGAAAAGGCCGACCCTGATTCCAAGGAGAACGCGAGCGTCGGAATAATATACAACAACATCGGCGTCGCCCAGCCTCTCGACCCGAATGACCCCCAGGACGTGAAGGCCGCAGAAAACGACAACTTCTTCCACACGGGACTGTTCTTCGAGGCAATCCACCGCGGAAAGCTCAACGTAGACTTTGACGGAGAGAACTTCGTGAAGGTAAAGTGCCTTAAAGGGAACGACTGGATAGGACTTAACTACTACACCAGAGAGGTCGTCACATACAGGGAGCCGCCCTACCCGAGCATCCCGCTCATAACGTTCAAAGGCGTCCCCGGCTACGGCTACGCCTGCAGGCCAGGCTTCACGTCAAAGGCTGGAAACCCAGTTAGCGATATGGGATGGGAGGTCTATCCAGAGGGGCTTTACGACTCAATAAAGGCCGCCTCGGAGTATGGAGTCCCAATATACGTCACGGAAAACGGTCTGGCCGATTCAAAGGACGTCCTGAGGCCGAACTACATAGCGAGTCACGTGGCCGTCATTGAGAGAGCGATTGAAGATGGCCACGACATCAGAGGCTACTTCTACTGGGCCCTGACGGACAACTACGAGTGGTCCCTTGGATTCAGGATGAGGTTCGGCCTCTATGAGGTCAACCTCCTCACGAAGGAGAGAAAACCGCGGAGGAAGAGCCTAGACGTTTACACGTCAATAGTGAAAAACAACGGGCTTCCCGAAAGCCTGAAGAGAGACCTGGGGGTGTGA
- a CDS encoding DUF7557 family protein, with amino-acid sequence MKTIAVDEETWKSIKELKEKLDARSYDEVLRRLIQVWHLTELEEKVEKATVEEEEAELALSILKQKKG; translated from the coding sequence ATGAAGACGATAGCCGTTGATGAGGAGACCTGGAAGTCCATAAAGGAGCTGAAGGAGAAGCTCGACGCACGCTCCTACGACGAAGTCCTTAGGAGGCTCATCCAGGTCTGGCACCTGACAGAGCTCGAAGAGAAGGTAGAGAAGGCAACGGTCGAGGAGGAAGAAGCCGAGCTGGCGCTTTCAATATTAAAACAGAAGAAAGGGTGA
- a CDS encoding PIN domain-containing protein encodes MLPKKISLDPYSLIVLTKKRNKDALEFILAEFEIYVSLPALHAYLLAKTLGNRDPREEATLAREIFNVVEPSDELLAEVARIDAALSKQGIFLDYSSLMVAVSAIMTDSLLVVYDDDEIEKYKTLSKYGLDVIPFSTFMEEVMELVREEARKEKLNGAKATNYGKLQEYLG; translated from the coding sequence ATGCTGCCAAAGAAAATTTCCCTTGACCCGTACTCGCTGATAGTGCTCACAAAAAAGAGGAACAAAGACGCCCTTGAATTCATACTTGCTGAATTCGAGATTTACGTGTCGTTACCTGCCCTCCACGCCTACCTCCTCGCAAAGACCCTCGGCAATCGGGATCCAAGGGAAGAGGCCACACTTGCCAGAGAAATCTTCAACGTCGTTGAGCCCAGCGACGAGCTCCTTGCAGAGGTGGCCAGAATAGACGCCGCACTCTCGAAGCAGGGAATTTTCCTCGACTACAGCTCCCTAATGGTAGCAGTCTCCGCAATCATGACAGACTCGCTCCTCGTTGTCTACGACGACGATGAAATCGAGAAGTACAAAACGCTCTCAAAATACGGCCTGGACGTCATACCATTCAGCACCTTCATGGAAGAGGTTATGGAGCTCGTTAGAGAGGAGGCGAGAAAGGAAAAGCTCAACGGAGCGAAGGCCACAAACTACGGGAAATTACAGGAATATTTGGGGTGA
- a CDS encoding glycoside hydrolase family 16 protein — translation MKNGHMLIALMLVGIIFVSGCIGGNTANTATTSSSGESTPAMTTTPTTTTTTTTTTAEKTTTSSTTTTTSATQVPELIETPGGKWKLLWHDEFDGPEVNEDYWTFEKGNGIAYGVPGWGNGELEYYTKNNTRIENGTLIIEAKKETITDMNEGTFLYTSSRLKTEGKVEFEPPVRVEARIKLPKGKGLWPAFWMLGSNIREIGWPQCGEIDIMEFIGHELRTVHGTVHGPGYSGSKGITEAYTLQEGVPDFTEDFHVFAIEWFPDKIVWYVDGEQYHTVTKKQVEAMGKDWVFDKPFYIILNLAVGGYWPGRPDATTKFPAQMYVDYVRVYRLVEG, via the coding sequence ATGAAGAATGGACATATGCTTATTGCGCTTATGTTAGTGGGGATTATTTTCGTGAGCGGATGCATTGGAGGGAACACGGCCAATACCGCAACAACTTCCAGTAGCGGAGAAAGCACGCCCGCTATGACCACTACTCCAACAACCACGACAACCACAACGACGACCACCGCTGAAAAAACAACAACCTCATCCACTACCACCACAACATCAGCCACGCAAGTTCCAGAGCTCATAGAGACCCCTGGAGGGAAATGGAAGCTCCTGTGGCACGACGAGTTCGATGGGCCCGAAGTGAACGAGGACTACTGGACCTTTGAGAAGGGCAACGGAATTGCCTACGGGGTTCCTGGGTGGGGCAACGGCGAGCTTGAATACTACACCAAAAACAACACGAGGATAGAGAACGGAACTCTTATTATTGAGGCAAAGAAAGAAACCATCACCGACATGAACGAGGGGACTTTCCTCTATACCTCCTCAAGGCTCAAAACAGAGGGGAAGGTGGAGTTTGAACCGCCCGTCAGGGTGGAAGCAAGGATAAAGCTCCCTAAGGGCAAGGGGCTCTGGCCCGCGTTCTGGATGCTTGGAAGCAACATCCGCGAGATCGGCTGGCCTCAGTGCGGTGAGATAGACATAATGGAGTTCATTGGCCACGAGCTGAGAACCGTGCACGGCACAGTCCACGGGCCGGGCTACTCTGGCTCCAAGGGCATAACCGAGGCCTACACCCTACAGGAGGGCGTTCCGGACTTCACGGAGGACTTCCATGTCTTTGCCATAGAGTGGTTCCCCGATAAGATAGTCTGGTACGTGGACGGGGAGCAGTACCATACTGTTACCAAGAAGCAGGTAGAGGCAATGGGCAAGGACTGGGTGTTTGACAAGCCCTTCTACATAATCCTCAACCTCGCGGTGGGCGGCTACTGGCCGGGCCGTCCCGATGCGACCACGAAGTTCCCTGCCCAGATGTACGTGGACTACGTCAGGGTTTACAGGCTCGTTGAGGGTTAA
- a CDS encoding SDR family oxidoreductase produces the protein MKVAVITGASRGIGESIARALAKDGYALALGARSVDRLKKIAQELAQEHGVEVFYHHLDVSKPESVEEFSKKVLDRFGDVDVVVANAGLGHFGRLEGLTEEQFHEMIEVNILGVWRTIKAFLQSLKRTGGVALVVTSDVSARFIPYGGGYVSTKWAARALVRTFQIENPDVRFFELRPGAVDTYFAGSKPGKPKEQGYLKPEEIAEAVRCLLRLPKDVRVEEFMLRSIYQKPEY, from the coding sequence ATGAAGGTCGCCGTGATAACCGGGGCATCCCGCGGTATAGGAGAGAGCATTGCGAGGGCCCTTGCCAAGGACGGCTATGCCCTTGCACTCGGTGCAAGGAGCGTTGACAGGTTGAAAAAAATCGCCCAAGAGCTTGCTCAGGAACACGGTGTTGAGGTGTTCTACCACCACCTCGACGTCTCAAAGCCTGAGAGCGTTGAAGAGTTCTCTAAGAAAGTCCTCGACCGCTTCGGGGACGTTGATGTCGTTGTCGCCAACGCCGGCCTGGGGCACTTTGGACGGCTTGAGGGGCTGACCGAAGAGCAGTTCCACGAGATGATAGAGGTCAACATCCTCGGCGTCTGGAGGACGATAAAGGCCTTCCTCCAGAGCCTGAAGAGAACCGGCGGTGTGGCGCTCGTTGTGACCTCCGATGTATCGGCGAGGTTCATCCCCTACGGTGGGGGTTACGTCTCCACCAAGTGGGCGGCCAGGGCGCTAGTTAGGACTTTCCAGATTGAGAACCCTGATGTAAGGTTCTTTGAACTCAGGCCTGGTGCAGTTGACACCTACTTCGCGGGAAGTAAGCCAGGAAAGCCCAAGGAGCAGGGCTACCTGAAGCCGGAGGAGATAGCTGAAGCAGTCAGGTGCCTGCTTAGGCTCCCCAAGGACGTGAGGGTTGAGGAGTTTATGCTCCGCTCCATCTACCAGAAACCCGAATACTGA
- a CDS encoding 50S ribosomal protein L14e: MPAIEVGRIAVIIAGRRAGQKVVVADIIDKNFVLVTGAGLNKVKRRRMNVKHLEPLPEKVNIERGASDEEIKKALEEAGISLD, translated from the coding sequence ATGCCAGCTATTGAGGTCGGAAGGATTGCCGTAATTATAGCCGGAAGGAGGGCCGGACAGAAGGTCGTCGTTGCCGACATAATCGACAAGAACTTCGTCCTCGTTACCGGTGCTGGCCTCAACAAGGTCAAGCGCAGGAGGATGAACGTCAAGCACCTTGAGCCCCTTCCGGAGAAGGTCAACATCGAGCGCGGCGCCTCCGACGAGGAGATAAAGAAGGCCCTCGAAGAGGCCGGCATAAGCCTTGATTGA
- the cmk gene encoding (d)CMP kinase: protein MPKGCLVITVSGLAGSGTTTLCRNLAKHYGFKHIYAGLIFRQMAKEMGMTLQEFQEYAELHPEIDREVDRRQIEAAKECNVVIEGRLAGWMVKNADLKIWLDAPIMERAKRVARREGISVEEAFVQIAEREKGNRKRYLNLYGIDIEDKSIYDLIINTAKWGPDGVFAIVKAAIDHLYPDGDAGSEKS, encoded by the coding sequence ATGCCCAAGGGCTGCCTCGTCATAACCGTCAGCGGTCTGGCCGGTTCCGGAACTACAACGCTCTGCAGGAACCTGGCCAAGCACTACGGCTTCAAGCATATCTACGCCGGACTAATATTCCGGCAGATGGCCAAGGAAATGGGGATGACTCTCCAGGAGTTCCAGGAGTATGCGGAGCTTCACCCTGAGATAGACCGCGAGGTTGACAGAAGGCAGATCGAGGCGGCCAAGGAGTGTAATGTTGTCATTGAAGGCCGCCTTGCCGGATGGATGGTCAAAAACGCTGACCTTAAAATATGGCTCGACGCTCCGATTATGGAGCGCGCCAAGAGGGTTGCCCGGAGAGAGGGCATCTCCGTTGAGGAGGCCTTCGTCCAGATCGCCGAGAGGGAGAAGGGGAACAGGAAAAGGTATTTAAACCTCTACGGTATCGACATCGAGGACAAGTCAATTTACGACTTGATTATAAACACCGCCAAATGGGGTCCCGATGGGGTCTTCGCGATTGTGAAGGCCGCCATCGACCACCTTTACCCCGACGGCGACGCGGGGTCTGAAAAAAGTTGA
- a CDS encoding 50S ribosomal protein L34e, with product MKPMYRSRSWRRKYVRTPGGRTVIHFERRKPKVAHCAMCGRPLNGVPRGRPSELRKLPKTAKRPERPMPHLCPSCMRKVMKAQVRAGIAL from the coding sequence ATGAAGCCGATGTACCGCTCAAGGTCATGGAGGAGGAAGTACGTTAGGACTCCCGGCGGAAGAACCGTAATCCACTTTGAGAGGAGGAAGCCCAAGGTTGCCCACTGCGCTATGTGCGGAAGGCCCCTCAACGGCGTTCCGCGCGGAAGGCCGAGCGAGCTCAGGAAGCTTCCGAAGACGGCAAAGAGACCCGAGAGGCCGATGCCGCACCTCTGCCCGAGCTGCATGAGGAAGGTCATGAAGGCTCAGGTAAGAGCTGGTATAGCCCTCTGA